The proteins below come from a single Garra rufa unplaced genomic scaffold, GarRuf1.0 hap1_unplaced_312, whole genome shotgun sequence genomic window:
- the LOC141317096 gene encoding uncharacterized protein encodes DTLVDADVAIDAMMWQNGGMCGLDHWNFVMHPVDAALTCDPYGTYVRQWCPELKALPDDLIHKPWKCPASMLRRAGVVLGTNYPERIVVDLEERRAQSLQDVASVRRRFRQFVDQRSGCDLVPVPARLVQEALGSMEDVVSREETGFLLPVITRMEFKHQSEDPNRQDNPYSAVLKGYVSRKRDDTVAFLNERDFTASVMCESAQRRERLEKDQCLLEGLPKPTQVSRGRGRRTPARDPYSKVPGGVAVPHR; translated from the exons GACACACTTGTAGATGCTGATGTTGCCATAGATGCCATGATGTGGCAGAATGGAGGAATGTGTGGACTGGATCACTGGAACTTCGTCATGCACCCTGTTGATGCAGCGCTGACCTGTGACCCCTATGGCACCTATGTGCGGCAGTGGTGTCCTGAACTGAAGGCACTTCCTGATGACCTCATCCATAAGCCCTGGAAGTGCCCAGCATCAATGCTGCGTAGAGCAG GTGTGGTTTTGGGCACCAACTACCCAGAGCGGATTGTTGTTGACCTCGAGGAGCGACGTGCACAGTCTCTACAGGACGTTGCCTCTGTGAGAAGGCGTTTTAGGCAGTTTGTTGACCAGCGATCAGGCTGTGATCTGGTGCCTGTGCCTGCAAGGCTGGTACAGGAAGCTCTGGGCAGTATGGAGGATGTTGTAAGTCGTGAAGAAACTGGCTTTCTCCTCCCAGTCATCACGCGCATGGAGTTTAAACACCAGTCTGAGGATCCAAACAGGCAAGACAACCCATATAGCGCTGTTCTGAAGGGCTACGTCAGCCGCAAACGAGATGATACCGTTGCCTTTCTAAATGAGCGAGACTTCACAGCCAGCGTGATGTGTGAGAGTGCACAGCGTAGGGAACGATTAGAGAAGGACCAGTGTCTTCTGGAGGGCCTACCTAAGCCCACCCAAGTCTCACGTGGAAGGGGTAGACGTACTCCAGCTAGAGACCCTTACAGCAAAGTGCCTGGAGGTGTCGCTGTTCCCCACAGATAA